In Parasteatoda tepidariorum isolate YZ-2023 chromosome 2, CAS_Ptep_4.0, whole genome shotgun sequence, one DNA window encodes the following:
- the LOC107445201 gene encoding uncharacterized protein translates to MFKTARMGSYAIGNDNDGVCKEKRSEIWTLKISKTESTKTANLINNFSEPPSLQRIAVVSIAIGLWTVPDIRNEMAYYFLHADIESIEKLQRRILDKLSNSSLPSLLKTEISYVIRPIMGQLWKAFRSYGRLTGYQRNLREYYIKHGTIYWTVEGTIDKVKSLTEIFDNGSLDSGHLYEIACSHCLGEYATNLWVKIPEELRNRFRIASDNDYDDDLITYWTCVLENNLGSFLTRLIDPDKIYDDKLSIDVNMIACSIEIGNIVAIKFFWKKLSEQEKNDHLSKWLLQATQQCMEFENDSHNQYSSEFFDVLCFLLSHVNRITQMTEFFRNHSRVLVFLFKSWPYQRIFLSTILELLDNLQEDIYSCIMHNISSEMSKSGNEMMIFKEIWSASSLRLKRSYLKNKFLCYEVLFRLLQLENLNMAVWILNDASEEEIKLYTCFMFFRPEFKRAIYSSNLISLHMLLSKSTLPPECYPYKRNALEQKELDTLMKSWFIGYGDWHICIEWICDGNIQAAESFLRWAYQSVSIETLKNEIVSPYVIYLALIFLSNYEHVQQFMNCFFETREEIQQFKANFLRVSDNDFFKQLIAMPFIASKREGDVLQKFINYNLSSLENITEFRLICRSCIEYALSKGFFESATLLLNASFDNIIEVRRYKNEIMLSEKRIKKFLVLHQSLTYVNWNHAKEIIMWSSPLTLKTVTKIKSLILEQKTSHSFQDELNPQISSLLDLLENVVEKDDS, encoded by the coding sequence ATGGAGTCTGCAAAGAAAAGAGATCTGAAATCTGGAcactcaaaatttcaaaaacagaatCGACTAAAACagctaatttaataaacaatttttctgaaCCTCCTTCCCTGCAGCGCATTGCAGTAGTGTCGATTGCAATAGGGCTATGGACGGTGCCTgatataagaaatgaaatggCGTATTATTTCTTACATGCAGATATCGAAAGTATAGAAAAGTTACAGAGAAGAATATTAGACAAATTGTCCAATAGCTCTTTGCCCTCATTGCTGAAGACCGAAATCTCTTACGTTATTCGACCCATTATGGGGCAGTTGTGGAAAGCGTTTCGTAGTTACGGTAGACTGACAGGATATCAACGAAATCTCAGGGAGTATTACATAAAACATGGTACAATTTATTGGACAGTTGAAGGAACAATTGACAAAGTGAAATCCCTTACGGAAATTTTCGATAATGGAAGCTTAGATAGTGGCCATTTGTATGAGATAGCCTGCTCTCACTGTTTAGGGGAATATGCTACAAATTTGTGGGTGAAAATTCCAGAAGAATTAAGAAACCGATTTAGAATCGCTTCAGATAATGATTACGATGATGATTTGATAACATATTGGACATGTGTCCTCGAGAATAATTTAGGGAGTTTTCTAACTAGACTCATTGATCCTGATAAAATATACGATGATAAGCTTAGTATTGATGTAAATATGATTGCTTGTTCGATTGAAATTGGTAACATAGTCGCCATAAAgtttttttggaagaaattgtCGGAGCAGGAGAAAAACGATCATTTGAGTAAGTGGCTTTTGCAAGCTACTCAACAATGTATGGAATTTGAAAATGACTCGCATAATCAGTATTCGTcagaattttttgatgttttatgttttttattatctcaTGTCAATCGTATAACTCAAATGACCGAATTTTTTCGGAATCATTCTCGCGTATTAGTGTTTTTGTTCAAAAGTTGGCCATATCAAAGAATATTCTTGTCCACTATTTTGGAACTATTGGATAATCTTCAAGAAGACATTTATTCATGTATAATGCATAATATTAGTTCTGAGATGAGTAAAAGTGGAAATGAgatgatgatttttaaagaaatatggaGTGCCAGTTCATTGAGACTAAAACGatcatatctgaaaaataaatttctttgctaCGAAGTGCTGTTTCGTTTGCTGCAATTAGAAAATCTAAACATGGCTGTTTGGATATTAAATGATGCTTCCGAAGAAGAGATTAAACTATATACCTGCTTTATGTTTTTTCGGCCTGAATTTAAGCGTGCTATTTATTCAAGCAATCTGATTTCACTCCACATGTTATTATCAAAATCTACCTTGCCACCAGAATGTTACCCCTATAAAAGGAATGCTTTAGAGCAAAAAGAGCTTGATACACTGATGAAATCGTGGTTTATTGGATATGGAGATTGGCATATTTGTATTGAGTGGATATGCGATGGTAACATCCAAGCAGCTGAATCTTTCTTGAGATGGGCTTATCAATCTGTGTCAATTGAAACATTGAAGAATGAAATAGTATCTCCGTATGTTATCTACTTGGCcttaatatttttgtccaacTATGAACATGTGCAACAgtttatgaattgttttttcgAGACGAGAGAGGAGATTCAACAATTTAAAGCAAACTTTTTGCGAGTAAgtgataatgattttttcaagcaattaatAGCAATGCCGTTCATTGCATCAAAAAGAGAAGGCGAtgtgttacaaaaatttataaactacaacTTGTCTTCTCTTGAAAACATTACAGAATTTCGACTTATTTGTCGTAGTTGTATAGAGTATGCACTGAGTAAAGGTTTTTTTGAAAGTGCCACCTTGCTTTTGAATGCATCTTTTGATAATATCATTGAAGTGAGGCGGTACAAAAACGAAATAATGCTATCtgagaaaagaattaaaaagtttctggTCTTACATCAATCACTAACATATGTAAACTGGAATCATGCGAAAGAAATTATAATGTGGTCGTCACCTCTAACCCTAAAGACAGTCACGAAAATAAAGTCACTAATTCTGGAGCAAAAAACTAGTCACTCTTTCCAAGATGAATTGAATCCACAGATCTCATCTCTCCTTGATTTACTGGAGAATGTTGTTGAGAAAGATGATAGCTGA